A single window of Chloracidobacterium thermophilum B DNA harbors:
- the tkt gene encoding transketolase, with product MASSSVPNAAGDALDQLCITTLRTLAIDAVEQAQSGHPGAPMENAPFGYLLYTRYLRHNPRNPQWPNRDRFVLSAGHGCMLLYGLLHLTGYDLPLDDIKRFRQWGSKTPGHPEYGHTPGVETTTGPLGQGLATAVGMAIAETWLAAHFNRPGHNLVDYYTYVLCSDGDLMEGVASEACSLAGTLKLGKLIVFYADNRITIDGSTDLAFREQVATRFLAYDWHVQSIEGNDLRQIAQAIEQAQQETTRPSLIVARTHIGYGSPNKQDTAKAHGEPLGAEEVKLTKQVYGWPYEEPFTIPAEALEVYRRCIPRGERLEAEWQARRAAYAAAFPDLAAEWQAFQTQTLPPGWDADLPHFTDAMATRQASGSVINALAPRLPFLIGGSADLTPSNNTTIKGAPAYSATTRAGRNFHFGVREHAMGAILNGLALTPGFIPYGGTFLIFSDYMKAAIRLAALMRLRVIYVFTHDSIGLGEDGPTHQAVEQLAGLRAIPNLTVIRPADANEVTAAWCTAIRNTEGPTAIVLTRQKVPTFDRTRHAPASLLSKGAYVFSKEQGDTPDLILIGSGSELQWAVAAQAQLQQEGIATRVVSMPSWECFEQQPAEYRHSVLPPTIKKRVAIEAAAPLGWRDYITDEGAIIAMKGFGASAPFTVLMREFGFTVENVVATAKSLLSQT from the coding sequence ATGGCTTCTTCCTCTGTTCCGAATGCCGCTGGCGATGCCCTTGACCAGCTCTGTATCACCACTCTGCGTACCCTTGCGATTGATGCCGTTGAACAGGCGCAGTCGGGCCATCCCGGCGCACCGATGGAGAATGCCCCCTTTGGCTATCTGCTCTACACGCGCTACCTGCGCCACAACCCCCGCAACCCGCAGTGGCCCAACCGGGACCGGTTTGTACTGTCCGCCGGCCACGGCTGCATGCTGTTGTACGGGCTGCTGCACCTGACCGGCTACGATCTACCTTTGGACGACATCAAGCGTTTCCGCCAGTGGGGTTCCAAGACGCCCGGCCACCCGGAATACGGACACACGCCCGGCGTGGAAACGACGACCGGCCCGCTTGGTCAGGGCCTGGCCACTGCCGTCGGGATGGCCATTGCCGAAACCTGGCTCGCTGCCCATTTCAACCGTCCCGGACACAACCTGGTGGACTATTACACCTATGTGCTCTGCAGCGACGGAGACCTCATGGAAGGTGTCGCCTCGGAAGCCTGTAGCCTGGCCGGCACACTCAAGCTCGGCAAGCTCATCGTCTTTTATGCCGACAACCGCATCACCATTGACGGAAGCACCGATCTGGCCTTCCGCGAGCAGGTCGCCACGCGCTTTCTGGCCTACGACTGGCACGTACAGTCCATCGAAGGCAACGATCTCCGGCAAATTGCCCAGGCCATCGAGCAGGCGCAGCAGGAAACGACCCGCCCCTCGCTCATTGTGGCGCGTACGCACATTGGCTATGGCAGTCCCAACAAACAGGATACGGCCAAGGCCCATGGAGAACCGCTTGGGGCCGAGGAAGTCAAACTCACCAAGCAGGTTTACGGCTGGCCCTACGAGGAACCGTTCACCATTCCGGCCGAGGCGCTCGAAGTCTATCGGCGGTGCATCCCGCGCGGCGAACGGCTCGAAGCCGAATGGCAGGCCCGCCGCGCGGCCTATGCAGCCGCGTTCCCTGATCTGGCCGCCGAATGGCAGGCCTTCCAGACGCAAACCCTGCCGCCCGGCTGGGATGCCGACCTGCCCCACTTCACCGACGCCATGGCCACCCGCCAGGCTTCCGGCAGCGTCATCAATGCTCTGGCCCCACGGCTGCCGTTCCTTATCGGTGGTTCGGCCGACCTGACGCCCTCCAACAACACGACTATCAAGGGTGCGCCGGCCTACAGCGCCACCACCCGCGCCGGCCGCAACTTTCACTTCGGCGTCCGGGAACACGCCATGGGAGCCATTCTGAACGGGCTGGCGCTGACACCCGGCTTCATTCCATACGGCGGCACGTTTCTCATCTTTTCTGACTACATGAAAGCGGCCATCCGCCTGGCTGCCCTGATGCGCCTGCGGGTCATCTATGTCTTCACCCACGACAGCATCGGACTGGGAGAAGACGGACCGACGCACCAGGCCGTCGAGCAGCTCGCCGGACTGCGCGCCATTCCGAACCTGACGGTCATCCGGCCGGCTGATGCCAATGAAGTCACCGCCGCCTGGTGTACGGCCATTCGCAACACGGAAGGACCGACGGCCATTGTCCTCACCCGCCAGAAAGTGCCGACCTTTGACCGCACGCGCCACGCCCCGGCCAGCCTCCTCTCCAAGGGTGCGTATGTCTTTTCAAAAGAACAAGGTGACACACCTGACCTCATCCTGATTGGAAGTGGCTCGGAACTCCAGTGGGCCGTCGCAGCTCAGGCGCAGCTCCAGCAGGAAGGGATTGCCACCCGCGTCGTCAGCATGCCCAGTTGGGAGTGCTTTGAACAACAACCGGCTGAGTATCGCCACAGCGTGCTGCCACCAACCATCAAAAAGCGGGTTGCCATTGAGGCGGCCGCTCCGCTTGGATGGAGAGATTACATTACAGATGAAGGTGCAATCATTGCCATGAAAGGATTTGGCGCATCAGCGCCATTTACCGTTCTGATGCGCGAATTTGGCTTCACCGTTGAAAACGTCGTCGCCACAGCCAAGTCGCTGCTATCCCAAACCTGA
- a CDS encoding bifunctional transaldolase/phosoglucose isomerase, giving the protein MNPLRALHEQGQSPWLDYIRRSLFTSGELQRLIDEDGLMGITSNPAIFEKAITGSQDYTAALAALETEHLDAMALYERLAIEDIQQAADLLKPVYEQTQGRDGYVSLEVSPYLAKDTDGTVAEARRLWQAVQRPNLMIKVPATPEGIPAIQTLIGEGININVTLLFSQEAYRRVAEAYLAGLEALAASGGDLRRVASVASFFVSRIDSLVDARLEAKLKAGEGDRALLESLRGKVAIANAKLAYQAYKKIFAGERWERLAAAGARTQRLLWASTGTKNPQYSDVLYVEELIGPDTVNTMPPATWEAFRDHGRVRPTLESDLDAAHDTLETLAKVGISLTEVTDTLLVEAVRLFAEPFDKLLNSLDKKCKAVNWTRLNAQELHLSAEHRRLVEAELDDWKIKGKVRRLWMRDASLWTGSDESQWLGWLGLVEDQMANLPTLMAAAADIRQHFRHVVVLGMGGSSLCPEVLRMTFGILPEAPVLHVLDSTDPAQIAELEARLDLEQTAFIVASKSGSTLEPNIFKQYFFERMKQVVGPERVGQHFIAITDPGSKLEGIARADGFRYIFTGVPSVGGRYSALSNFGMVPAAIMGIPVGEFLDLADDMVNACSYCVPIAENPGVVLGCALGVLAKAGRDKLTFITSPKLWDLGAWLEQLIAESTGKQGKAIIPVEGEFPSDISVYGDDRIFAYLRLDDDDNDATDAAVAAFKDAGYPVIVNRLATEMTLGQEFFRWEIATAVAGAILGINPFDQPDVEASKVATRELTAAYERTGALPEETPVFEADGLRLFTDPANAAALGTHDSLDGYLRAHLGRLQPGDYFALLAYLEMNALNKAHLQAIRHAVREEKRVATCLGFGPRFLHSTGQAYKGGPNTGVFLQLTCEDAYDMPVPGQGYTFGIVKAAQARGDFQVLAERQRRVLRVHLGRDVAADLVKLREAVAQALAH; this is encoded by the coding sequence ATGAATCCTCTCCGGGCACTCCACGAACAGGGACAGTCTCCCTGGCTCGACTACATCCGGCGCAGCCTGTTCACCAGCGGTGAACTCCAGCGGCTCATTGATGAGGATGGGCTGATGGGCATCACGTCCAACCCGGCCATCTTCGAGAAAGCCATTACCGGCAGCCAGGACTACACTGCCGCCCTGGCGGCACTGGAAACCGAACACCTCGATGCCATGGCTTTGTACGAACGGCTGGCCATCGAGGACATCCAGCAGGCCGCCGACCTTCTCAAACCGGTGTATGAGCAAACCCAGGGGCGGGATGGCTACGTCAGCCTCGAAGTTTCCCCCTACCTTGCCAAGGACACAGATGGCACGGTCGCCGAAGCCCGCCGGCTGTGGCAGGCCGTTCAGCGCCCGAACCTCATGATCAAGGTGCCGGCGACCCCGGAGGGGATTCCGGCCATCCAGACGCTGATTGGCGAGGGCATCAACATCAATGTCACCCTGCTCTTTTCGCAGGAAGCTTACCGCCGGGTGGCCGAAGCCTACCTGGCCGGTCTCGAAGCCCTGGCGGCCTCCGGCGGCGACCTCCGGCGGGTCGCCAGCGTTGCCAGCTTCTTCGTCAGCCGCATTGACTCGCTCGTGGACGCCAGACTGGAAGCCAAACTCAAGGCCGGTGAAGGCGACCGGGCGCTGCTCGAAAGTCTCCGGGGCAAGGTGGCCATCGCCAACGCCAAGCTGGCCTATCAGGCTTACAAAAAGATATTTGCCGGTGAACGCTGGGAACGACTGGCCGCAGCCGGTGCGCGCACGCAGCGCCTGCTGTGGGCGAGTACCGGCACGAAAAACCCGCAGTACAGCGACGTGCTCTACGTCGAGGAACTCATCGGGCCCGACACGGTCAACACCATGCCGCCGGCCACGTGGGAAGCCTTCCGCGACCACGGACGGGTGCGTCCGACGCTCGAAAGCGACCTCGACGCGGCACACGACACGCTTGAAACCCTTGCCAAAGTTGGCATTTCCCTCACCGAAGTCACGGACACCCTGCTCGTCGAGGCCGTCCGGCTCTTTGCCGAACCTTTTGACAAGCTTCTCAACTCGCTCGACAAAAAGTGCAAGGCCGTCAACTGGACGCGCCTCAACGCGCAGGAGCTGCACCTTTCGGCCGAGCATCGCCGGCTGGTGGAGGCCGAACTCGATGACTGGAAGATCAAGGGCAAGGTGCGACGGCTCTGGATGCGGGATGCCAGCCTCTGGACTGGCAGTGACGAAAGCCAGTGGCTCGGCTGGCTGGGGCTGGTGGAAGACCAGATGGCCAACCTGCCAACGCTGATGGCGGCTGCGGCCGACATCCGGCAGCACTTCCGGCACGTCGTGGTGCTGGGTATGGGTGGCTCCAGCCTCTGCCCGGAGGTGCTGCGGATGACCTTCGGCATCCTGCCGGAAGCGCCGGTGCTTCACGTTCTCGACTCCACCGACCCGGCGCAAATTGCCGAACTCGAAGCGCGGCTCGACCTGGAGCAGACAGCATTTATTGTCGCCAGCAAGTCCGGCAGCACGCTCGAACCCAACATCTTCAAGCAGTACTTCTTTGAACGGATGAAGCAGGTCGTCGGGCCGGAGCGCGTCGGACAACACTTCATCGCCATTACTGACCCCGGCTCAAAGCTCGAAGGCATCGCCCGGGCCGATGGTTTCCGCTACATCTTCACCGGCGTGCCCAGCGTCGGCGGGCGGTACTCGGCGCTTTCCAACTTCGGCATGGTGCCGGCGGCCATAATGGGCATCCCTGTTGGCGAGTTTCTCGATCTGGCCGATGATATGGTCAACGCCTGCTCGTACTGTGTCCCGATTGCCGAAAATCCGGGGGTCGTTCTGGGTTGCGCGCTGGGTGTGCTGGCCAAAGCCGGACGGGACAAGCTGACCTTCATCACCTCGCCCAAGCTCTGGGACCTGGGGGCCTGGCTGGAACAGCTCATTGCCGAATCCACGGGCAAGCAGGGGAAAGCCATCATTCCCGTGGAGGGTGAGTTCCCCAGCGACATTTCGGTGTACGGCGACGACCGCATCTTTGCCTACCTGCGCCTTGACGACGACGACAACGACGCGACTGATGCCGCCGTGGCCGCCTTCAAGGACGCCGGCTATCCGGTCATCGTCAACCGGCTGGCGACAGAAATGACCCTGGGGCAGGAATTTTTCCGCTGGGAAATCGCCACGGCCGTAGCCGGAGCCATTCTGGGCATCAATCCCTTCGACCAGCCTGATGTCGAAGCCAGCAAGGTGGCCACTCGTGAACTGACGGCAGCGTATGAGCGCACCGGGGCGCTCCCGGAAGAAACGCCGGTCTTTGAGGCCGACGGTCTCCGGCTGTTCACTGACCCGGCCAACGCGGCAGCGCTCGGCACGCACGACAGTCTGGACGGCTATCTTCGCGCGCATCTGGGGCGACTCCAGCCGGGCGACTACTTTGCCCTGCTGGCCTACCTGGAGATGAACGCCCTCAACAAGGCGCACCTGCAGGCCATCCGGCATGCCGTTCGGGAAGAAAAGCGGGTGGCGACATGCCTGGGCTTCGGCCCGCGCTTCCTGCACTCAACCGGGCAGGCGTACAAGGGCGGACCCAACACCGGCGTCTTTCTTCAGCTTACCTGCGAGGACGCCTATGACATGCCCGTACCAGGGCAGGGCTACACCTTTGGCATCGTCAAGGCGGCGCAGGCGCGCGGCGACTTCCAGGTGTTGGCCGAGCGGCAGCGGCGGGTGCTGCGGGTCCACCTTGGCAGGGATGTTGCAGCCGATCTGGTGAAACTCCGTGAGGCGGTGGCTCAGGCGCTGGCGCACTGA
- the gndA gene encoding NADP-dependent phosphogluconate dehydrogenase — protein sequence MAEGLADIGMIGLAVMGSNLAQNIERNGFTVAVWNRDPKRVDDFMATVGAGRKFIGAHTPEDFVKSLARPRKVMLLVKAGEATDWTIEQIKPYLEPGDIIIDGGNALYHDTIRREQALRAAGLHFVGCGVSGGEEGALWGPSLMPGGAREAYEQLRPIFEAIAAKVDDGPCVTYIGPNGAGHFVKMVHNGIEYGDMQLIAEAYDLLKRVGKLTAMELAAVFAAWNEGVLKSFLIEITAQIFRAIDPETNQPLVELVLDKAGQKGTGKWTSETALDLGVPVPTIQAAIDARVLSAMKEERVAASQVIVGPPTSPESLDQGDFIVLVHNALYASKICSYAQGMALLATASRVYDWNLDLGEISRIWKGGCIIRAQFLDKIKQAYQRRPDLPNLLLDPDFNQWMTDTQTSWRSVVSIGALAGVPLPAMSASLAYFDSYRTATLPQNLTQAQRDFFGSHTYERVDKPEAGFIHTEWKQLIQ from the coding sequence ATGGCGGAAGGATTGGCCGACATCGGCATGATTGGGCTGGCCGTGATGGGCAGCAATCTGGCACAGAACATCGAGCGCAACGGATTCACCGTGGCGGTCTGGAACCGCGATCCAAAGCGCGTGGACGATTTTATGGCGACCGTCGGCGCCGGCAGGAAGTTCATCGGCGCGCACACCCCGGAAGACTTTGTGAAGTCCCTGGCGCGCCCCCGCAAGGTGATGCTGCTGGTCAAGGCCGGGGAGGCTACGGACTGGACGATTGAACAGATCAAACCCTATCTCGAACCGGGCGACATCATCATTGATGGCGGAAATGCGCTCTACCACGACACCATCCGCCGGGAACAGGCGCTCAGGGCGGCGGGGCTGCACTTCGTCGGATGCGGTGTTTCCGGGGGTGAGGAAGGGGCGCTGTGGGGGCCGTCGCTGATGCCCGGTGGCGCGCGTGAAGCATACGAACAACTCCGGCCGATTTTTGAGGCGATTGCCGCCAAGGTGGATGACGGCCCCTGCGTCACCTACATCGGCCCCAACGGTGCCGGGCATTTTGTCAAGATGGTGCACAACGGCATCGAGTACGGCGACATGCAGCTCATTGCCGAAGCCTACGACCTGCTCAAGCGCGTCGGGAAACTGACGGCCATGGAACTGGCAGCCGTGTTTGCGGCCTGGAACGAAGGCGTCCTCAAATCATTTCTCATCGAGATCACTGCGCAAATCTTCCGCGCCATTGACCCGGAGACGAACCAGCCGCTGGTGGAACTCGTCCTCGACAAAGCCGGGCAGAAGGGAACGGGCAAATGGACTTCCGAAACGGCGCTCGACCTGGGTGTTCCGGTTCCGACGATTCAGGCAGCGATTGATGCGCGGGTGCTTTCGGCGATGAAAGAAGAGCGCGTGGCGGCCAGCCAGGTCATTGTCGGCCCGCCGACATCGCCGGAAAGCCTTGATCAGGGAGACTTTATCGTTCTTGTCCACAATGCGCTCTACGCCAGCAAAATCTGCTCTTACGCCCAGGGCATGGCGCTGCTCGCCACGGCCTCACGGGTCTATGACTGGAACCTCGACCTGGGCGAAATCAGCCGCATCTGGAAGGGCGGCTGCATCATCCGCGCGCAGTTTCTCGACAAAATCAAACAGGCTTACCAGCGGCGGCCCGACCTGCCCAACCTGCTCCTTGACCCCGACTTCAACCAGTGGATGACCGACACCCAGACGAGCTGGCGCAGTGTGGTGAGCATCGGCGCGCTGGCCGGCGTCCCGCTGCCAGCGATGAGCGCCAGTCTGGCTTACTTTGACAGCTACCGAACGGCCACGCTGCCGCAAAACCTCACCCAGGCCCAGCGCGATTTCTTCGGCTCACACACCTACGAGCGGGTTGACAAACCGGAAGCGGGGTTCATCCATACGGAATGGAAGCAACTCATTCAGTAA
- the zwf gene encoding glucose-6-phosphate dehydrogenase — protein MANDLNPLRAEARVERTPDPCTVVIFGASGDLAKRKLVPALFNLARERRLPGGFSIVGYSRSPLSDEALRALMYEAVVRFSSSGPPTAAEWESFAAGMFYCQGGYDDVAGYTRLKERLAAIDAERGTSGNRIFYLSTPPSLIGPIMDTLGASELARSAPGSWTRIIIEKPLGYDLKTAQELNAHISRIFDESQVYRIDHYRAKETVQNIVAMRFANGIFEPVWNRRYIDHVQITAAEAVGVEGRGGYYEGSGAVRDMLQNHLLQLLALVAMEPPISLEADAIRDEAIKVAKAIRPLVPSEVDAHAVRGQYTAGWVGGKAVPGYREEEGVSPTSTTETYAAIRFEIDNWRWAGVPFFLRSGKRMTKRAAEIAVQFRQVPMRLFSTTEADLHEPNLLVMKIQPDEGLTLRLAAKLPGHAIHLRSVNMEFRYGTSFGVRSSEAYERLLLDCMFGDATLFTRRDMVETGWALMMPILDHWAASGERNLHFYEAGTWGPEAANRLMDEGRAWRRL, from the coding sequence ATGGCGAACGATCTCAATCCCCTGCGCGCTGAAGCCCGCGTCGAACGCACCCCAGACCCCTGTACCGTGGTCATCTTTGGCGCTTCGGGCGACCTGGCCAAACGCAAGCTCGTCCCGGCGCTGTTCAATCTGGCCCGTGAGCGCCGCCTGCCCGGCGGTTTTTCCATCGTCGGCTATTCCCGCAGCCCCCTGAGCGACGAAGCTCTGCGGGCACTGATGTACGAAGCCGTTGTCCGGTTTTCCAGTTCGGGTCCGCCCACAGCCGCCGAGTGGGAGAGCTTTGCCGCCGGCATGTTCTACTGCCAGGGTGGGTATGACGATGTCGCCGGCTACACCCGGCTCAAAGAACGTCTGGCGGCGATTGATGCCGAACGGGGCACGAGCGGCAACCGGATTTTTTACCTCTCCACTCCGCCCAGCCTCATCGGCCCCATTATGGATACGCTGGGCGCTTCCGAACTGGCCCGGAGTGCGCCCGGAAGCTGGACGCGCATCATCATCGAGAAACCGCTGGGCTACGACCTCAAAACCGCCCAGGAACTCAACGCCCACATCAGCCGCATTTTCGATGAGAGTCAGGTCTATCGCATTGACCACTACCGCGCCAAAGAGACCGTTCAGAATATCGTCGCCATGCGGTTTGCCAACGGCATCTTTGAGCCGGTCTGGAACCGCCGCTACATAGACCACGTGCAGATTACGGCTGCCGAAGCCGTCGGCGTCGAAGGGCGCGGTGGCTACTACGAAGGCTCCGGCGCGGTCCGCGACATGCTTCAGAACCACCTGCTCCAGTTGCTGGCCCTGGTGGCGATGGAGCCACCGATCTCGCTGGAAGCTGATGCCATCCGCGACGAAGCCATCAAGGTGGCCAAAGCCATTCGCCCCCTGGTGCCATCCGAGGTGGATGCCCATGCCGTTCGGGGGCAGTACACCGCCGGCTGGGTTGGCGGCAAGGCCGTTCCCGGCTACCGCGAGGAGGAAGGCGTCAGCCCGACTTCAACCACGGAAACCTACGCCGCCATCCGTTTTGAGATTGACAACTGGCGCTGGGCCGGCGTGCCGTTTTTCCTGCGCTCCGGCAAGCGCATGACGAAGCGGGCGGCCGAAATTGCCGTCCAGTTCCGCCAGGTGCCGATGCGCCTGTTCAGCACAACGGAAGCCGATCTGCACGAACCCAACCTGTTGGTGATGAAAATTCAGCCCGATGAAGGTCTGACGCTGCGGCTGGCGGCCAAACTCCCCGGCCATGCCATTCACCTGCGCTCGGTCAACATGGAATTTCGCTACGGCACGTCCTTTGGCGTCCGGTCGTCGGAAGCCTACGAACGGCTCCTGCTCGATTGCATGTTCGGCGACGCCACCCTGTTTACCCGGCGCGACATGGTGGAAACCGGCTGGGCGCTCATGATGCCCATCCTCGATCACTGGGCGGCATCCGGTGAACGCAACCTGCACTTCTACGAGGCCGGCACCTGGGGGCCGGAAGCCGCCAACCGGCTCATGGATGAGGGGCGCGCCTGGCGACGGCTCTGA
- a CDS encoding glucose-6-phosphate dehydrogenase assembly protein OpcA has translation MGIVEDIERRRPVDVAAIERELTELWKAAAEAKDGAATDAVMRVCLLNLLVFITDEARLGEVSEVVAKVTESAPCRAIIMHADLSRTATETHAWIASHCHLDDQMRQVCCEEIRVAASGSAIRYLARTVAPLIAPDLPVFLWWQDLQTLQEKYFLDFLPEVDRVIVDSRQLTHRDAQAPQLARFVLEARQRAAFSDLNWTRLTRWRDLIAGLFDAPDLTHYLHQLTRVTILYAKDEEASGIPLQALLLTGFFAAQLGWTLKDAYEVSRHQAELRFRARQRRVTVTIEPQESQGLPQRQLTEVILLAERPEMARFSVTCHPSEGADWLYTPAVEISGGVRYHTTIALPQLTEARLMSREVEIFGRSKPYERALRVALDIITELELDAQFN, from the coding sequence ATGGGGATTGTCGAAGACATCGAACGCCGCCGCCCGGTTGACGTGGCGGCCATCGAACGCGAACTGACCGAGTTGTGGAAAGCTGCGGCCGAAGCCAAGGACGGAGCCGCCACCGATGCGGTCATGCGCGTCTGCCTGCTCAACCTGCTCGTCTTCATCACCGATGAAGCCCGCCTTGGTGAAGTCTCGGAAGTCGTCGCCAAGGTCACGGAATCCGCGCCCTGCCGGGCCATCATCATGCACGCCGACCTCTCCAGGACAGCCACCGAAACCCACGCCTGGATAGCCTCCCACTGCCACCTTGACGATCAGATGCGCCAGGTGTGCTGTGAAGAAATCCGGGTGGCGGCCAGCGGTTCCGCCATCCGCTACCTGGCACGCACGGTGGCCCCGCTCATCGCCCCCGACCTTCCGGTGTTTCTCTGGTGGCAGGATTTGCAGACGCTTCAGGAAAAATACTTCCTCGACTTTCTGCCGGAAGTGGATCGCGTCATCGTGGACAGCCGTCAACTGACGCACCGTGACGCACAGGCACCGCAACTCGCCCGCTTTGTCCTCGAAGCGCGTCAACGGGCTGCCTTCAGCGACCTCAACTGGACGCGCCTCACCCGCTGGCGCGACCTTATTGCAGGGCTTTTTGACGCACCTGATTTGACGCACTACCTGCATCAATTGACGCGCGTCACAATCCTTTACGCCAAGGACGAAGAGGCGTCAGGCATTCCGCTTCAGGCCTTGCTGCTGACCGGCTTCTTTGCAGCCCAGTTGGGGTGGACACTCAAGGATGCTTACGAGGTCAGCCGCCACCAGGCGGAGCTACGCTTCCGCGCCCGTCAGCGGCGCGTCACGGTGACGATTGAGCCACAGGAGAGCCAGGGATTGCCACAGCGCCAGCTTACCGAAGTCATCCTGCTGGCTGAACGGCCGGAAATGGCGCGCTTCAGTGTGACCTGTCACCCGTCAGAAGGTGCAGACTGGCTTTACACACCGGCCGTCGAGATTTCCGGCGGCGTGCGCTACCACACGACGATTGCCCTGCCCCAGTTGACGGAAGCGCGCCTGATGTCGCGGGAAGTTGAAATCTTCGGCCGGAGCAAGCCCTACGAACGCGCCCTGCGCGTGGCGCTCGACATCATCACGGAGCTGGAACTCGATGCTCAGTTCAACTAG
- the pgl gene encoding 6-phosphogluconolactonase: MLSSTSRRVIRVFPTAEDLARQAATSFVEQAAAAIADRGRFSVALSGGTTPRTVFRCLARPEAASQVDWSRVHFFWGDERAVPPDDPESNFRLAQEHLLQPLGIAAENIHRIEGELPPAEAAARYDAHLTAFFGAEPRRFDLIHLGMGEDGHTASLFPHTAALDDPEARVVANEVPQRQTTRITFTAALINAARAVEFFVTGAGKAGVLREVLLGAEQKHHYPSQMICPTDGTLTWFVTADAAAQLPADLLRHA; encoded by the coding sequence ATGCTCAGTTCAACTAGCCGCCGCGTCATTCGGGTGTTCCCGACGGCCGAAGACCTGGCACGGCAGGCCGCCACCTCGTTTGTGGAACAGGCGGCTGCGGCCATAGCGGACCGCGGCCGGTTCAGCGTTGCTCTTTCCGGCGGCACCACGCCACGCACTGTTTTTCGCTGTCTGGCCCGCCCCGAAGCTGCGTCACAGGTTGACTGGTCACGGGTGCACTTCTTCTGGGGCGATGAGCGCGCCGTACCGCCGGACGACCCCGAAAGCAACTTTCGTCTGGCGCAGGAACACCTGCTTCAGCCACTTGGAATTGCCGCTGAAAATATCCACCGCATCGAGGGTGAGTTGCCTCCGGCCGAAGCGGCCGCCCGCTATGACGCCCACCTGACGGCCTTTTTTGGTGCAGAGCCGCGTCGGTTTGATCTCATCCATCTGGGCATGGGGGAAGACGGACACACAGCCTCACTTTTTCCCCACACGGCCGCGCTGGACGACCCGGAAGCCCGTGTGGTGGCCAATGAAGTTCCACAGCGGCAGACGACCCGCATCACCTTCACGGCGGCGCTCATCAACGCGGCGCGGGCAGTGGAATTTTTTGTGACTGGCGCGGGCAAAGCGGGCGTGTTGCGGGAAGTGCTGCTGGGTGCGGAGCAGAAACATCATTATCCGTCGCAAATGATCTGCCCGACCGACGGCACCCTGACTTGGTTTGTCACTGCCGACGCAGCCGCCCAGCTTCCGGCCGACCTGCTGCGCCATGCCTGA